The Deinococcus koreensis genome window below encodes:
- a CDS encoding aminotransferase class V-fold PLP-dependent enzyme: MTDTPPSPTPDWSYETAAVQSGIPRGLGETIGFPIHAAAAFQFDTLEEAQDEFQVNAGLSYARLQNPTVRALESRITALEGGAATVAVASGQAATLTSILSVCRAGDHVVSASSLFGGTTGMLGNILPLMGISATLVPGTPDAVQAALRPNTRLVWAEMISNPAGDVPDIAALAGIAHAQGALLAIDNTCGGVGFLCRPLEHGADIVSQSLTKWAGGHGSVMGGSVTVGAAHDLRGNPIYTEGGEGSVLSVRGEQALAWRQRWLGAHQIGMTLAPHSAFLVAQGLETLGLRLERESETALGLAHWLAAHPQVGQVSYPGLEAHPFHANAARQLRRGFGAVMTFEVPDPSAFLRRLKVLRIAPNLGDVRTLVVHPWTTTHGRVPEAARAAAGVTPATIRMSVGVEALADLQADIEQAL; this comes from the coding sequence ATGACCGACACGCCCCCTTCCCCCACCCCCGACTGGAGCTACGAGACGGCCGCCGTGCAGTCCGGGATTCCGCGCGGTCTGGGCGAGACCATCGGCTTTCCCATCCACGCGGCCGCCGCCTTCCAGTTCGACACGCTGGAGGAGGCGCAGGACGAGTTCCAGGTGAACGCCGGCCTCAGCTACGCCCGGCTGCAGAATCCGACTGTGCGGGCGCTGGAATCGCGGATCACCGCGCTGGAGGGCGGCGCGGCGACCGTGGCGGTGGCCAGCGGGCAGGCGGCGACCCTGACCAGCATCCTGAGCGTGTGCCGCGCGGGGGATCATGTGGTGTCGGCGTCCAGCCTGTTCGGCGGCACCACCGGCATGCTGGGCAACATCCTGCCGCTGATGGGCATCTCGGCCACGCTGGTGCCGGGCACCCCGGACGCCGTGCAGGCCGCCCTGCGCCCCAACACGCGGCTGGTCTGGGCCGAGATGATCAGCAACCCGGCCGGGGACGTGCCGGATATCGCCGCGCTCGCCGGCATTGCGCACGCCCAGGGGGCCCTGCTCGCCATCGACAACACCTGCGGCGGCGTGGGCTTCCTGTGCCGGCCCCTGGAGCACGGCGCCGACATCGTGAGCCAGTCGCTGACCAAGTGGGCGGGCGGGCACGGCAGCGTCATGGGCGGCAGCGTCACGGTGGGCGCCGCGCATGACCTGAGGGGCAACCCCATCTACACCGAGGGCGGCGAGGGCAGCGTGCTGAGCGTCCGCGGGGAGCAGGCCCTGGCGTGGCGGCAGCGCTGGCTGGGCGCCCACCAGATCGGCATGACCCTGGCGCCGCACAGCGCCTTTCTGGTCGCGCAGGGCCTGGAGACGCTGGGCCTGCGCCTGGAGCGCGAGAGCGAGACCGCCCTGGGCCTGGCGCACTGGCTCGCCGCCCACCCGCAGGTCGGCCAGGTCAGCTACCCCGGCCTGGAGGCGCACCCCTTCCACGCCAACGCCGCCCGGCAACTGCGGCGGGGCTTCGGCGCGGTCATGACCTTCGAGGTGCCCGATCCCTCCGCCTTCCTGCGCCGCCTGAAGGTGCTCAGGATCGCGCCCAACCTGGGCGATGTCCGCACCCTGGTCGTGCATCCCTGGACGACCACCCACGGCCGCGTGCCCGAGGCCGCCCGCGCCGCCGCCGGCGTGACCCCCGCGACCATCCGCATGAGCGTGGGCGTAGAGGCGCTGGCGGATCTGCAGGCGGATATCGAGCAGGCGCTGTAG
- the mscL gene encoding large conductance mechanosensitive channel protein MscL, with protein MIQGFRDFIMRGNIVDLAIAVVTGAAFVALVGAFTTAFIEPLIKLVSGGGKVGGVFTVNGVDFNYGLFITAIITFLLTMFIIYSVVVVPYNRIRERMTKPAAPAVPEPTAEERLLVEIRDSLRARA; from the coding sequence ATGATACAAGGATTCCGGGACTTCATCATGCGCGGCAACATCGTTGATCTCGCCATCGCTGTCGTGACAGGTGCGGCGTTTGTCGCATTGGTTGGCGCGTTCACGACGGCCTTCATCGAGCCTCTGATCAAACTGGTGTCGGGTGGCGGCAAAGTCGGCGGGGTCTTTACCGTAAACGGGGTGGATTTCAATTACGGCCTGTTCATTACCGCCATCATCACTTTCCTGCTCACCATGTTCATCATCTACTCGGTGGTCGTGGTGCCCTACAACCGCATCCGCGAGCGCATGACCAAGCCCGCCGCCCCCGCCGTGCCCGAGCCCACCGCCGAGGAAAGGCTGCTCGTCGAGATCCGCGACTCCCTGCGCGCCCGCGCCTGA
- the nth gene encoding endonuclease III, which yields MIPPPSHSAATAVPRGARSRAPRVLQTLEAHYPDARTELAFTTPFELLVATVLSAQATDVSVNAATPALFARYPDAQAMSAAQPEDIEPLIRSIGLYRGKARNLAALARLLLERHGGEVPNDFGAVVALPGAGRKTANVVLSNAFGYPAIAVDTHVGRLARRLGLSGQTNPDKVERDLQTLFPRERWVFLHHALILHGRRICTARAPACGACPMADFCPQVGVGLASR from the coding sequence GTGATCCCCCCGCCCTCCCACTCCGCCGCCACCGCGGTACCCAGGGGAGCCCGGAGCCGCGCGCCCCGCGTCCTGCAGACCCTGGAAGCGCACTATCCGGATGCCCGCACCGAACTGGCCTTCACGACCCCCTTCGAGCTGCTGGTGGCGACCGTGCTCAGCGCCCAGGCCACCGATGTCAGCGTGAACGCGGCCACGCCTGCGCTGTTCGCGCGCTATCCGGATGCCCAGGCCATGAGCGCCGCGCAGCCGGAGGACATCGAGCCGCTGATCCGCTCGATCGGGCTGTACCGGGGCAAGGCGAGGAATCTGGCGGCACTGGCCCGGCTGCTGCTGGAGCGGCACGGCGGCGAGGTGCCCAACGACTTTGGCGCCGTGGTGGCGCTGCCCGGCGCGGGCCGCAAGACGGCGAACGTGGTGCTCAGCAACGCCTTTGGCTATCCGGCCATCGCGGTGGATACCCACGTGGGCCGCCTCGCGCGCCGGCTGGGGCTGAGCGGGCAGACGAACCCGGACAAGGTGGAACGCGACCTGCAGACGCTGTTTCCGCGGGAACGCTGGGTGTTCCTGCACCACGCCCTGATTCTGCACGGCCGCCGCATCTGCACGGCGCGCGCCCCCGCCTGCGGCGCCTGCCCGATGGCCGACTTCTGTCCGCAAGTGGGTGTGGGACTTGCCAGCCGTTGA
- a CDS encoding MFS transporter, which produces MTWRFSGQLWLFLASAFAFGLGQAFTALFLNFYLRALGLGTEWQGLINALPALTLALLSLPAVALARRISNAHTLKIGTALGVLGSVLLALAGGPGLALLGALVQGAGAALTVVAGPAFMANHSDERSRVTLFSVQSALMTGAGFLGNLLGGRVPEVYGALTGSAPDGLDALRAALLLAAALGLLGLLPILGLRPSDRPRPPGRSFAVRDKRTMARLVAPNVLVGLGAGATIPFLNVFIEGKFQVDYASLGTLFAWASLATAGTALLQPLLVQRMGHLQAVILVQASSLPFLALLGFAPQLWLVTAALFVRGALMNATGPVYGAYAMSTLPEDDRPMYAAVNTIGWDLGWAVSSLLAGVVRGRLPFGPAFALLFSWTLSMYALSVLAIYLGLYRPARRRSLAASSSAG; this is translated from the coding sequence ATGACCTGGCGCTTTTCCGGGCAGCTGTGGCTGTTCCTGGCCTCGGCCTTCGCCTTCGGGCTGGGGCAGGCCTTCACGGCCCTGTTCCTGAACTTCTATCTGCGGGCGCTGGGGCTGGGCACCGAATGGCAGGGGCTGATCAACGCCCTGCCGGCGCTCACCCTGGCCCTGCTGAGCCTGCCGGCGGTGGCGCTGGCGCGGCGGATCAGCAACGCCCATACCCTCAAGATCGGCACGGCGCTGGGTGTGCTGGGCAGCGTGCTGCTGGCGCTGGCCGGCGGGCCGGGGCTGGCCCTGCTGGGCGCGCTGGTGCAGGGCGCAGGCGCGGCCCTGACCGTGGTCGCCGGCCCCGCCTTCATGGCCAACCACAGCGACGAGCGCAGCCGGGTCACGCTCTTTTCGGTGCAGAGCGCCCTGATGACTGGCGCGGGCTTCCTGGGCAACCTGCTGGGCGGGCGCGTGCCGGAGGTCTACGGCGCCCTCACCGGCAGCGCCCCTGATGGACTCGACGCCCTGCGCGCCGCGCTGCTGCTGGCCGCCGCGCTGGGGCTGCTGGGCCTGCTGCCCATCCTGGGGCTGCGGCCCAGCGACCGCCCCCGCCCGCCCGGCCGCAGCTTCGCGGTGCGCGACAAGCGCACGATGGCGCGGCTGGTCGCTCCCAACGTGCTGGTGGGGCTGGGCGCCGGGGCCACGATTCCGTTCCTGAACGTGTTTATCGAGGGCAAGTTTCAGGTGGACTACGCCAGCCTGGGCACGCTGTTCGCCTGGGCCAGTCTGGCGACCGCCGGCACCGCGCTGCTGCAGCCCCTGCTCGTGCAGCGCATGGGCCACCTGCAGGCGGTGATCCTGGTGCAGGCCAGTTCGCTGCCGTTCCTGGCGCTGCTGGGCTTCGCGCCGCAGCTGTGGCTGGTCACGGCGGCGCTGTTCGTGCGCGGCGCCCTGATGAACGCCACGGGGCCGGTCTACGGGGCCTACGCCATGAGCACGCTGCCCGAAGACGACCGGCCCATGTACGCCGCCGTGAACACCATCGGCTGGGATCTGGGCTGGGCGGTGAGCAGCCTGCTGGCCGGGGTGGTGCGGGGCCGGCTGCCCTTCGGCCCGGCCTTCGCCCTGCTGTTCAGCTGGACGCTCTCGATGTACGCGCTGAGCGTGCTGGCCATCTATCTGGGCCTCTACCGCCCGGCCCGGCGCCGCTCGCTCGCCGCGTCCTCATCGGCCGGCTGA
- a CDS encoding zinc ribbon domain-containing protein, whose product MTDSTPLHRLQRVQELDLSLDRLRDEELNIPDDLKTVRAEQERLNNDLEDTEITLEDVDRRVRAQEQDLAGTREQIARAKEEQDKNAFDARAQSQFGSRIQQLGERADEMEEDLQPMRERQRELNERAASLRAQMRALRPGLSELEDRDEGRVQDLRQQGEADRQERARLAADLDTRTIREYDMIRKAKKGLGVVEIKGGRCSGCNVVLPVSVQQKAAMGKLPPVKCPSCGRFLIRLDLQD is encoded by the coding sequence ATGACTGACTCGACCCCCCTTCACCGCCTGCAACGTGTTCAGGAACTCGACCTGAGCCTCGACCGCCTGCGCGATGAGGAACTGAACATCCCCGATGACCTGAAGACTGTGCGCGCCGAGCAGGAGCGCCTGAACAACGATCTGGAGGACACCGAGATCACCCTGGAGGACGTCGACCGGCGGGTTCGCGCCCAGGAGCAGGATCTGGCCGGCACCCGCGAGCAGATCGCCCGGGCCAAGGAAGAGCAGGACAAGAACGCCTTCGATGCCCGCGCCCAGTCACAGTTCGGCAGCCGTATCCAGCAGCTCGGCGAGCGCGCCGACGAGATGGAAGAAGACCTCCAGCCCATGCGCGAGCGGCAGCGCGAGCTGAACGAGCGGGCCGCCAGCCTGCGCGCCCAGATGCGCGCCCTGCGCCCCGGCCTGTCCGAACTCGAAGACCGCGACGAGGGCCGCGTTCAGGACTTGCGCCAGCAGGGCGAGGCCGACCGCCAGGAGCGCGCCCGGCTGGCCGCCGATCTCGACACCCGCACCATCCGCGAATACGACATGATCCGCAAGGCGAAAAAGGGCCTGGGCGTGGTGGAGATCAAGGGCGGGCGCTGCTCGGGCTGCAACGTGGTGCTGCCGGTCAGCGTGCAGCAGAAGGCCGCGATGGGCAAGCTGCCCCCCGTGAAGTGCCCCTCGTGCGGCCGCTTCCTGATCCGCCTCGATCTGCAGGACTGA
- a CDS encoding asparaginase, which produces MTEPRRLAVIHTGGTIASRPSPDGRGVTPQQAPSVPGLRGVEISDFQPFTLPSPHVTPAHMLRLARLVAQVAPAHDGVIVTHGTDTLEETAFLLHLLLPATIPVVLTGSMRHMGEVSWDGPGNLLDAAQVALHPKTRGRGALVVFGGDLFDARTVTKIHTTAVDAFGGYPGPIGRIDRVGQAAHIEYFAMPEARTPYRPEHLEARVEILYAYAGWQGEGYAEACARADGLVIAALGTGNLPAELLPLIEQTEKPVVIATRTHAGPVLPVYGYPGGGATLVAAGAIPASFLNAHKARLLLLTLLSLGLDRAAVRRVFEEDAF; this is translated from the coding sequence ATGACTGAGCCCCGCCGTCTGGCCGTGATCCACACGGGCGGCACGATCGCCAGCCGCCCCAGTCCGGACGGGCGGGGCGTGACGCCGCAGCAGGCGCCCAGCGTGCCGGGGCTGCGGGGCGTGGAGATCAGCGATTTCCAGCCCTTCACGCTGCCCAGCCCGCACGTGACCCCGGCCCACATGCTGCGGCTCGCCCGTCTGGTCGCTCAGGTCGCCCCGGCCCACGACGGCGTGATCGTCACGCACGGCACCGACACGCTGGAGGAGACGGCCTTCCTGCTCCACCTGCTGCTGCCCGCCACCATTCCGGTGGTGCTCACCGGCTCCATGCGGCATATGGGCGAGGTCTCCTGGGACGGGCCGGGCAACCTGCTGGACGCGGCCCAGGTGGCCCTGCACCCGAAAACGCGTGGGCGCGGCGCGCTGGTGGTCTTCGGCGGCGACCTCTTCGATGCCCGCACGGTGACCAAGATCCACACCACTGCCGTCGATGCCTTCGGCGGCTATCCCGGCCCCATCGGCCGGATCGACCGCGTGGGTCAGGCCGCGCACATCGAGTATTTCGCCATGCCCGAGGCCCGCACGCCGTACCGCCCGGAGCACCTGGAGGCCCGCGTGGAGATCCTGTACGCCTACGCCGGCTGGCAGGGCGAGGGCTACGCCGAGGCGTGTGCGCGCGCCGACGGGCTGGTGATCGCCGCGCTGGGCACCGGCAACCTGCCCGCCGAACTGCTGCCGCTCATCGAGCAGACCGAAAAACCCGTGGTGATCGCCACCCGCACCCACGCCGGGCCCGTGCTGCCGGTCTACGGCTACCCCGGCGGCGGCGCCACCCTGGTCGCGGCCGGCGCGATCCCGGCCAGTTTCCTGAACGCCCACAAGGCCCGGCTCCTGCTGCTCACGCTGCTCAGCCTGGGCCTGGACAGAGCAGCCGTGCGCCGGGTGTTCGAGGAAGACGCGTTCTGA
- the hemC gene encoding hydroxymethylbilane synthase, translating into MRTVTVGTRGSTLALAQTHWVVARLKEEWPETDFRIQTISTKGDQQRGSLASMAARGDKGFWVKEIEDALLQKRIDIAVHSLKDLPTEQPAELEVASIPKRVDARDVLIGKEGMKQLAALPQGARVGTSSVRRKAFLKAYRPDLVVRDLRGNIDTRLAALAGDEYDAIILAAAGLIRTEMRHRIDEFLEPDIMLPAPGQGALALETRADDDLSIEVAYAIHDHSTDDRITAEREFLGGLGAGCMAPVGAYASIKGGVMILEGWVGALDGAQVIRGTTQGDPSECAELGAELATDMLGQGARELVEAAHV; encoded by the coding sequence ATGCGTACGGTGACGGTTGGAACGCGCGGCTCAACGCTTGCGCTCGCGCAGACCCACTGGGTGGTCGCCCGCTTGAAGGAAGAGTGGCCGGAAACGGACTTCCGGATTCAGACGATCAGTACCAAGGGGGATCAGCAACGCGGCAGTCTGGCCTCGATGGCGGCTCGCGGCGACAAGGGCTTCTGGGTCAAGGAAATCGAGGACGCTCTGTTGCAGAAACGGATCGACATCGCTGTGCACAGCCTCAAGGATCTGCCCACCGAACAGCCTGCGGAGCTGGAGGTCGCCTCCATTCCCAAGCGGGTCGATGCGCGCGACGTGCTGATCGGCAAGGAAGGCATGAAGCAGCTCGCCGCGCTGCCGCAGGGTGCGCGCGTGGGCACCAGCTCGGTGCGCCGCAAGGCCTTCCTGAAAGCCTACCGGCCCGATCTGGTCGTGCGCGACCTGCGCGGCAACATCGACACCCGCCTGGCCGCGCTGGCCGGCGACGAGTACGACGCCATCATCCTGGCGGCCGCCGGCCTGATCCGCACCGAGATGCGCCACCGCATCGACGAGTTTCTGGAGCCAGACATCATGCTGCCCGCTCCAGGTCAGGGCGCGCTGGCCCTGGAGACCCGCGCCGACGACGACCTGAGCATCGAGGTCGCCTACGCCATCCACGACCACTCCACCGACGACCGGATCACCGCCGAGCGCGAATTCCTGGGCGGGCTGGGCGCCGGCTGCATGGCCCCGGTGGGCGCCTACGCCTCCATCAAGGGCGGGGTCATGATCCTGGAGGGCTGGGTGGGCGCGCTGGACGGGGCTCAGGTCATCCGCGGCACCACCCAGGGCGATCCCAGCGAGTGCGCCGAACTGGGCGCCGAACTGGCCACCGACATGCTGGGTCAGGGCGCCCGCGAGCTGGTCGAAGCGGCCCACGTCTGA
- a CDS encoding DUF2089 domain-containing protein: MRPLPLPFPDETESPLVTELRFPTSGVTVRGTFELNEFAVLSPENLEFLRLYIRVRGNLKEVERVLGVSYPTVRARFDTLLRAIGYEPELADPQAEVLSSLERGEITPDEAARKLRR; the protein is encoded by the coding sequence ATGCGCCCCCTGCCCCTGCCCTTCCCCGACGAAACCGAGTCGCCGCTGGTCACGGAACTGCGCTTCCCGACCAGCGGCGTGACCGTGCGCGGCACCTTCGAACTCAACGAATTCGCTGTGCTGAGCCCCGAGAACCTGGAGTTCCTGCGGCTGTACATCCGGGTACGCGGCAACCTCAAGGAGGTCGAGCGCGTGCTGGGCGTCAGCTATCCCACCGTGCGCGCCCGCTTCGACACGCTGCTGCGCGCCATCGGCTACGAGCCCGAACTGGCCGACCCGCAGGCCGAGGTGCTGAGCAGCCTGGAGCGAGGCGAGATCACCCCCGACGAGGCCGCGCGCAAGCTGCGCCGCTGA
- a CDS encoding SHOCT-like domain-containing protein yields MREKVKRILDLVRAGKLTLDDAAPLMAALSPKLALTDSDRELVASLLARDELDTAQVAEHLLLLRGIRDSVPPPPPPPGAPRFGEGFTWDGRRGRRGPVDGLVDRLTGGIETMVDSITEQVERAAQGSAPRYSGGRPTSSRVLRIQVESQHGDEYTANIPVSLAPHLHRLIPPHGLAALEEAGFSVETLQLLIEADPPPGPLIDAEDQHGNEVHISLK; encoded by the coding sequence ATGAGAGAGAAAGTCAAACGTATCCTCGATCTGGTGCGCGCCGGGAAACTGACCCTGGACGACGCCGCCCCCCTGATGGCCGCCCTGAGCCCCAAACTGGCGCTGACCGACAGCGACCGCGAACTGGTCGCCTCGCTGCTCGCCCGTGACGAGCTGGACACCGCCCAGGTCGCCGAACATCTGCTCCTGCTGCGCGGCATCCGCGACAGCGTGCCGCCCCCCCCGCCGCCCCCCGGAGCCCCCCGCTTCGGCGAAGGCTTCACCTGGGACGGCCGCCGGGGCCGCCGGGGCCCTGTAGACGGTCTGGTCGACCGCCTGACTGGAGGAATCGAAACCATGGTCGACAGCATCACGGAACAGGTCGAGCGCGCCGCCCAGGGCTCCGCGCCCCGCTACAGCGGCGGTCGCCCCACCTCCAGCCGCGTCCTGCGGATTCAGGTGGAATCCCAGCACGGTGACGAATACACCGCCAACATCCCGGTCAGCCTGGCCCCGCACCTGCACCGGCTGATCCCCCCGCACGGCCTGGCCGCGCTGGAAGAGGCCGGGTTCAGCGTGGAGACCCTGCAGCTGCTGATCGAGGCCGATCCGCCCCCCGGCCCCCTGATCGACGCCGAGGATCAGCACGGCAACGAAGTCCATATCTCCCTGAAGTGA
- a CDS encoding RNB domain-containing ribonuclease — protein sequence MTSPAPELTPAQRTEIELLARGKQEKSRAMRELGLSETPEAAHALLLRSGLWPESRTPYADRLHATTQPLELPVPEFPAEARLDLTHLDAFAIDDEGNRDPDDAVGIEALGGGLTRLWVHVADVAALVPAGSDLDTAARSRGATLYLPDQTVGMLPDALVERAGLGLHETSPALSVSLDLDESGNADAVDVQLTRVRVTRLSYTQAQARLDAAEKPFVSLLRLARASRLLRESEGALSIDLPEVRIKADEHTVTITPMPKPEMRFVVQECMTLAGWGAAIFADDNHVPLPFATQDYPTREVRGEGLSSQWARRKTLARTRFQPAPGPHHGMGLDLYVQVTSPMRRYLDLVVHQQLRSFLSGGEPMPGQLMASHIAQSGLNADATRQAERLSRRHHTLRLIAAQPEREWEGVVVDKRGPQATLLIPELAFDLPLSTPAPLGSVLKVRLSDVNLPALSARARPL from the coding sequence ATGACCTCTCCCGCCCCCGAGCTGACGCCCGCCCAGCGCACCGAGATCGAACTGCTGGCGCGCGGCAAACAGGAAAAGAGCCGTGCCATGCGTGAGCTGGGCCTGAGCGAGACGCCCGAGGCCGCGCACGCGCTGCTGCTGCGCTCCGGGCTGTGGCCCGAGTCCCGCACCCCCTACGCCGACCGGCTGCACGCCACCACCCAGCCGCTGGAGCTGCCCGTGCCGGAATTTCCGGCGGAGGCCCGCCTCGACCTGACCCACCTGGACGCCTTCGCCATCGACGACGAGGGCAACCGCGATCCGGACGACGCGGTGGGCATCGAGGCGCTGGGCGGCGGCCTGACCCGGCTGTGGGTGCACGTGGCCGACGTGGCCGCGCTGGTGCCGGCGGGCAGCGACCTCGACACGGCGGCCCGCTCGCGCGGCGCGACCCTCTACCTGCCGGATCAGACGGTGGGGATGCTGCCCGACGCGCTGGTAGAAAGGGCGGGCCTGGGCCTGCACGAGACCAGCCCGGCGCTGTCGGTCAGCCTCGATCTGGACGAGAGCGGCAACGCTGACGCGGTGGATGTCCAGCTGACCCGCGTGCGCGTGACCCGCCTGAGCTACACGCAGGCGCAGGCCCGCCTGGACGCCGCCGAGAAGCCCTTCGTGTCGCTGCTGCGCCTGGCCCGCGCCAGCCGGCTGCTGCGCGAATCGGAGGGCGCGCTGTCCATCGACCTGCCGGAAGTGCGCATCAAGGCCGACGAACACACGGTCACGATCACCCCGATGCCCAAGCCCGAGATGCGCTTCGTGGTGCAGGAGTGCATGACCCTGGCCGGCTGGGGCGCCGCCATCTTCGCCGACGACAACCACGTGCCCCTGCCCTTCGCCACCCAGGACTACCCCACCCGCGAGGTGCGCGGCGAGGGCCTGAGTTCGCAGTGGGCGCGGCGCAAGACGCTGGCGCGCACCCGCTTCCAGCCGGCGCCGGGGCCGCACCACGGCATGGGGCTCGATCTGTACGTCCAGGTCACCAGCCCCATGCGGCGCTACCTGGATCTGGTGGTGCACCAGCAGCTGCGCTCTTTCCTGAGCGGCGGGGAGCCCATGCCGGGCCAGCTGATGGCCTCGCACATCGCGCAGTCGGGCCTCAACGCCGACGCCACCCGCCAGGCCGAGCGCCTGAGCCGCCGGCACCACACCCTGCGCCTGATCGCCGCGCAGCCGGAACGCGAGTGGGAGGGCGTGGTGGTCGACAAGCGCGGCCCCCAGGCGACCCTGCTGATCCCGGAGCTGGCCTTCGATCTGCCGCTCAGCACCCCGGCGCCGCTGGGCAGCGTCCTGAAGGTGCGCCTGAGCGACGTGAACCTGCCGGCCCTGAGCGCGCGGGCGCGTCCTCTCTGA
- a CDS encoding agmatine deiminase family protein produces MRHLSPTDPTPRDLGFAMPPEWAPHAATWMSWPADDDLWFGHLEDVRAEFAELVRTIARFESVQLLVRDDESEQDARERLGSADVKFHRVPLDDVWLRDNGPIFVRREGGVSNDETRATSSLDPQPPSLSFINWRFNAWGGKFDWENDDRVPEYVAGALNAAHWDRPEVLEGGGLEVNGAGVGLTTRSCFLTDTRNPGLDEAGYAALLRETLGIEKLLWLDGGLENDHTDGHIDTITRFTDERTIVTSVEPDEDDPNHEVMARNLIALRNMTDAQGRPFRIVELPLPANYLEGAEGRLPPTYANFYIGNGFVAVPQYGDPNDRRALEILAPLFPGREVIGLSSRAIIQGGGSFHCVTQQQPAGTVWKGE; encoded by the coding sequence ATGCGTCACCTCTCCCCCACCGATCCCACTCCCCGTGACCTGGGCTTCGCCATGCCGCCCGAATGGGCGCCGCACGCGGCCACCTGGATGAGCTGGCCGGCCGACGACGACCTGTGGTTCGGTCACCTGGAGGACGTGCGCGCCGAGTTCGCCGAGCTGGTGAGGACGATCGCCCGCTTCGAGAGCGTGCAGCTGCTGGTGCGCGACGACGAGAGCGAACAGGACGCGAGGGAGCGCCTGGGCAGCGCCGACGTGAAGTTCCACCGCGTCCCCCTGGACGACGTGTGGCTGCGGGACAACGGGCCGATCTTCGTCCGGAGGGAGGGAGGAGTGTCGAATGATGAGACACGGGCCACCTCATCCCTCGATCCTCAACCCCCATCACTGTCCTTCATCAACTGGCGCTTCAATGCCTGGGGCGGCAAGTTCGACTGGGAGAACGACGACCGCGTGCCCGAGTACGTGGCCGGCGCCCTGAACGCCGCACACTGGGACAGGCCCGAGGTGCTCGAAGGCGGCGGGCTGGAGGTCAACGGGGCGGGCGTGGGCCTCACCACGCGGTCATGCTTCCTGACCGACACCCGCAATCCCGGGCTGGACGAGGCCGGCTACGCGGCGCTGCTGCGGGAGACCCTGGGCATCGAGAAACTCCTGTGGCTCGACGGTGGCCTGGAGAACGACCACACCGACGGCCACATCGACACCATCACCCGCTTCACCGACGAGCGCACCATCGTGACCTCCGTGGAACCCGACGAGGACGATCCCAACCACGAGGTCATGGCCCGCAACCTGATCGCGCTGCGGAACATGACCGACGCGCAGGGCCGCCCCTTCCGGATCGTGGAGCTGCCGCTGCCGGCGAACTATCTGGAGGGCGCCGAGGGCCGCCTGCCGCCCACCTACGCCAACTTCTACATCGGCAACGGTTTCGTGGCCGTGCCGCAGTACGGCGACCCCAACGACCGCCGGGCGCTGGAGATCCTGGCGCCGCTCTTCCCGGGCCGCGAGGTCATCGGCCTGAGCAGCCGCGCGATCATCCAGGGCGGCGGCTCGTTCCACTGCGTGACCCAGCAGCAGCCGGCGGGGACGGTGTGGAAGGGCGAATAG